The DNA segment GCGTCGGCCCAGGCGCGGATGCGCGCCAGGGTGGCGGGCAGGTCCGCCATGCCGGTGAGGTCCACCTTCCGCCCCAGGGCGCCGAGGCCGCCGACGTGGGCGTGGCCTTCGATGAAACCGGGAAGCAGGGTGCCGCCGGGAAGATCCGTGCGGCGGGCGGCGGGGTAGGCCTTGGCCAGGGCCTCCGGCGTTCCGACGGCGAGAATCCGACCTTTGCGCACGGCGACGGCCTGGCCGCGCTGGGGGCCTTCAGGGGTCCAGAGATCGGCTCCGGCGAGGATCTGGGCGGGCGGCGGGGGCGGCAGCGGCATGGCGAACTCGTGAGGAAAGGGCCAGTGTAGCGTCCGCGCGAGACCCGGCGATAAGGTGGATCCCAACGGAGGCCCCATGTACCAGCGGGATTTCCTGGACCAGGTCCGGGCGCAGCTCACGGTGAAGGAAGATCCGGCGAAGCTGCGGGAGCGGACCTTCGAGACGAGTTCAGGCATCCCCCTGAAGAACAGCTACACCCCGGCGGATATCCCCGACCACGACCCACTGCGGGACCTCGGCGCGCCGGGGCGCTTCCCCTTCACGCGCCACGTGCAGCCCACAGGCTACCGGGGCCGCTTGTGGACCATGCGCCAGTACGCGGGCTTCGCCACCGCCGAGGAGAGCAACGCCCGCTACCGCTATCTCCTGGACCAGGGGACGACGGGCCTTTCCGTGGCCTTCGACCTGCCGACGCAGATCGGGATGGATCCCGACCATCCCATGGCCCTCGGCGAAGTGGGCAAGGTGGGCGTGTCCATCAGCTCCATCCACGACATGCGGACCCTGTTCAAGGACATCCCCCTGGACAAGGTGACGACCAGCATGACCATCAACGCGCCGGCCGCGGTCCTGCTGGCCCTGTACCTGGCGGTGGCGGAAGAGCAGGGCGTGTCCTGGAGCCAGGTGGGCGGCACCATCCAGAACGACATCCTCAAGGAATACATGGCCCGGGGGACCTACATCTTCCCGCCGCGCCCGAGCCTGCGGCTGATCACGGACATCTTCGCCTTCTGCGCGGAGCAGGTGCCCAACTGGAACACCATCTCCATCAGCGGGTACCACATCCGCGAGGCCGGTTGCACCGCCGCCCAGGAGATCGCGTTCACCTTGGGCGACGGGATCGCCTACGTCGAGGCGGCCCTGGCGGCGGGGCTGAAGCTGGAGGCTTTCGCCCCGCGGCTCAGCTTCTTCTTCAATGCCCACAACCAGTTCTTCGAGGAAGTGGCGAAGTTCCGCGCCGCCCGGCGGCTGTGGGCGCGGATCATGAAGGCGCGTTTCAACACGGACGATGCAAAAAGCCAGATGTTGCGTTTCCACACCCAGACCGCGGGCAGCACCCTCACCGCCCAGCAGCCGGACAACAACATCGTGCGCACCACCGTCCAGGCCATGGCCGCGGTGTGCGGCGGAACCCAGAGCCTCCATACCAACAGCCGGGACGAAGCCCTGGCCCTTCCCACGGAGCAGAGCGCCCGCATCGCCCTGCGGACGCAGCAGATCCTGGCCTACGAATCCCGCGTGGCCGATGTGGTGGATCCCTTCGCGGGCAGCTACCTGATCGAAGCACTCACGGACGAGTTGGAGGCCCGCGCCGAGGCGCTCCTCGCCAAGGTGGACGGCCTGGGGGGCATGGTCAGCGCCATCGAGCGGGGGTTCCCCCAACGGGAGATCCAGAACGCGGCCTACGCCTACCAGAAGGCCGTGGAGAAGGGCGAACAGGTGGTGGTGGGCGTCAACCGCTTCGCCATCGCCAACGAACCCGCGCCGGACCTCCTGCGGGTGGACGAAGCCCTGGGCGACCAGCGGCGGCGCCAGGTGGCGGTCCTTCGGGCAAGCCGGAATCAGGCCGCCGCGACCGCCGCCCTCGAAGCCCTGGCGCAGGCTGCCCGAGGGACCGACAATCTCATGCCCCACATCCTCGATGCCGTCCGGGCCGAGGCGACGGTAGGAGAAATCTGCGACGCATTGAGAAGCGTGTTCGGCGAGTATCAGGAACAGTTGGTGCTGTAGGCACCCTTATTGCAAGGCTGTGACCGTCCGTCCCGCTCCCCCGCGGGACCTTCACCCCCCGGAGGCCCCCATGCGCATCGCCACCCTCGCAGCCGCTGCCGCGCTGCTCGTCGCCCTTCCCGCCCAGGCCAAGATGCCGTGGGTGAAGAAGTCCCAGGAACTCGGTTTCACCGACGTGAAGGATTGCAAGGCCTGTCATGTGGGCACGCCGAAGAAGGGTGGGGAATTCACCGCCCGCGGCCAGTTCCTGGAGGAGACCAAGGCCAAGAAGAAGGCCGCCGAGGTCGATCTCGCTTGGCTGAAGGACTACAAGGGCAAGTGATCGGACTTTTCACCGGCAACCGGGCGGATTTCCGCCCGGTTGTTTTGTACGTCCGCCCCGGAGATGTCGGTGCGGCGCTTTTCTTCCCGCACGAATCCGTACAAATGTCACAACTCCCGTGACGCAGGTCATCTGCCCCTAGCATCCGCCCGAAGAATCAGGCTAGGGTTAGAAGACTTGAGAGGTGGCTATGCGTCGGGTGCTCGCTGGAATCTTCGCCCTCGCCCTCGGGGCCGCGCCCCCGTCCGCGAAGGATTGCGTGGGCTGCCACGACGTGGACTTGGCCAAGTTCGCGACCACCAAGCACGGCAGCATGGCCTGCACCGACTGTCACAGCAGCATCACCAAGCTGCCCCACGCCGACAAGCCGGTGCCCGTGAAGTGCGCCACGTGCCACGAGGACCAGGTCAAGGCCTACGGCAAGAGCATCCATGGCATCGCCAAGCAGAACGGCATGTCCGACGCCGCGACCTGCGTCTCCTGCCACGGCCCCGCGCACAACATCGTGGGCAGCAGCGAGCCCGGCTCCAAGGTGAACAAGAAGAACCTGGCGGACACCTGCGGCGCCTGCCACTCGAATCCCGAGTTCCTTGCCAAGCACCAGATTCCCTTCGCCAAGCCGGTGGAGGCCTATCGCCTGAGCATCCACGGGCGCGAAGTGGCGAAGGGCAACACCGCCGCCGCTTCCTGCTCCGATTGCCATGGCAGCCATGACATCCTGCCCTCCTCCAACCCCGACGCGAAGGTGAACCGCGCGCGCGTGGCCGAGACCTGCGGCATGTGCCACAGCGACATCCAGGCCGTCTACGCCGACAGCGTCCATGGCCTCGCGGTGAAGCGCGGCTCCAAGGATTCGCCCACCTGCACCGGCTGCCACGGCGAGCACAACATCCTGGCGCCCAAGGAAGCGGGCTCGCTCGTGAACCCCGCCCGCGTGTCCACCGTCACCTGCGGCCGCTGCCACGGCGACGAGCGGCTGGATTCCCGCTACGGCTTCGGCGACAAGGTCCCCGCCTTCCAGGACAGCTTCCACGGCCTGGCCATCCGGGGCGGACAGAAGACCGCCGCCAACTGCGCCTCCTGCCACGGCGTGCACAACATCCTTCCCTCCGCCGACATCCGCTCCACCGTCAATCCCGCCAACCTCAAGCAGACCTGCGGCCAGTGCCACCCCGGCGTGAGCGACAAGATCACCCGCGGCAAGGTCCACGTGGGCATGGCGAGCAGCGTCGAGCACATCTCCGTCAAGTGGATCCGCTGGGCCTACTACGCCCTCATTCCCATGACCATCGGCTTCATGCTGTTCCACAACGGCCTCGACTACGTCGCCAAGCTCCGCCGCCACAAGCCGCACCACGGGACCGGCGAGCAGCTTCCCCGCATGAACAAGATGTTCCGCATCACCCACGGGATGGTGATGGTCAGCTTCATCCTCCTGGTCATCACCGGCTTCGCCCTCAAGTTCCCCGAGGCGGGCTGGGTGAAGGTCCTCGGCATGAGCGGCGCGGGCACCGTCCGCGGCGTCATCCACCGCGTCGCCGCGATCGTCATGCTCGCCGCCACCGGCCTCCACATCGTCCACCTCGCCCTGGTGAAGAAGGACCGCG comes from the Geothrix sp. 21YS21S-4 genome and includes:
- a CDS encoding cytochrome b/b6 domain-containing protein — its product is MRRVLAGIFALALGAAPPSAKDCVGCHDVDLAKFATTKHGSMACTDCHSSITKLPHADKPVPVKCATCHEDQVKAYGKSIHGIAKQNGMSDAATCVSCHGPAHNIVGSSEPGSKVNKKNLADTCGACHSNPEFLAKHQIPFAKPVEAYRLSIHGREVAKGNTAAASCSDCHGSHDILPSSNPDAKVNRARVAETCGMCHSDIQAVYADSVHGLAVKRGSKDSPTCTGCHGEHNILAPKEAGSLVNPARVSTVTCGRCHGDERLDSRYGFGDKVPAFQDSFHGLAIRGGQKTAANCASCHGVHNILPSADIRSTVNPANLKQTCGQCHPGVSDKITRGKVHVGMASSVEHISVKWIRWAYYALIPMTIGFMLFHNGLDYVAKLRRHKPHHGTGEQLPRMNKMFRITHGMVMVSFILLVITGFALKFPEAGWVKVLGMSGAGTVRGVIHRVAAIVMLAATGLHIVHLALVKKDRVILKELLPGLQDAKDIANVIRYNLGLTSKRPTFGVFGYAEKMEYWAFMWGTVVMAVTGILLWAQNWSLRVFPIWVLDAATAAHWYEAILASLSILVWHWYLVIFDPEVYPMDLAWLTGKASADHLRETRPEYYAALMKKHKPSGGDHAE
- a CDS encoding methylmalonyl-CoA mutase, which encodes MYQRDFLDQVRAQLTVKEDPAKLRERTFETSSGIPLKNSYTPADIPDHDPLRDLGAPGRFPFTRHVQPTGYRGRLWTMRQYAGFATAEESNARYRYLLDQGTTGLSVAFDLPTQIGMDPDHPMALGEVGKVGVSISSIHDMRTLFKDIPLDKVTTSMTINAPAAVLLALYLAVAEEQGVSWSQVGGTIQNDILKEYMARGTYIFPPRPSLRLITDIFAFCAEQVPNWNTISISGYHIREAGCTAAQEIAFTLGDGIAYVEAALAAGLKLEAFAPRLSFFFNAHNQFFEEVAKFRAARRLWARIMKARFNTDDAKSQMLRFHTQTAGSTLTAQQPDNNIVRTTVQAMAAVCGGTQSLHTNSRDEALALPTEQSARIALRTQQILAYESRVADVVDPFAGSYLIEALTDELEARAEALLAKVDGLGGMVSAIERGFPQREIQNAAYAYQKAVEKGEQVVVGVNRFAIANEPAPDLLRVDEALGDQRRRQVAVLRASRNQAAATAALEALAQAARGTDNLMPHILDAVRAEATVGEICDALRSVFGEYQEQLVL